Part of the Cellulomonas hominis genome, GACCGGCAGCGCGTCGTGCCCGTGGGTGAGCTCGCGGTCGACGCCGTCGAGGCGTGGCTGACCCGTGGCCGGCCCGCCCTCGCGGTGCCGGGCTCCGGTCCGGCGCTGCTGCTCGGCCGCCGCGGCGGCCGCGTCGACCAGCGACGGCTGCGCCAGGCCGTGCACGAGGTCGCCCGGCTCGCCGGGGTCGACGACGTCGCTCCGCACGCGCTGCGCCACTCGGTCGCGACGCACCTGCTGGAGGGCGGCTCCGACCTCCGCAGCGTGCAGGAGGTGCTCGGCCACGCGAGCCTCGCGACCACCCAGCGCTACACCCACGTGACCGCGGACCGCCTCCGCGCGTCCTACGAGCAGGCGCACCCCCGCGCATGACGTCCGAGATGGAGAGCCCCATGTCAGTCCCGGCTGAGGACACGGTCCCGGTGGCGGCCACGCGCGCGCCGCGGGCTCCGCTCGGTGTCATCCCGCGGCAGCAGACGGCCGACCCGGAGCTCGTCGACGTCCTGGACCCGGCGGGTGCGCTCCCGCACCCCGGGTTCGCGGGCGCGGCGGCGGACCTCGACGACGCCGACCTGGACGGCGTGGTCGTCTCCCTGTCCGCGGTCGAGGACGCCGACCTCGCCGAGGTCGTGGCGCTCCCGGTCGACCCGGTCGCCCTGGACTGGCAGCTGTTCAAGGCCGGCGGCGACCGCCTGGTCCGCGAGCGGCTGATCCTGCACTACGCCCCGCTCGTCACCGCGGTGGCCGGCCGGGTCGGCATGCGGCTGCCCGCGATGGTCGAGCAGGCGGACCTCGTGTCCTACGGCATGTTCGGCCTGATCGACGCGATCGAGAAGTACGAGCCGGGCCGCTCGGTGAAGTTCGAGACCTACGCGAGCGCGCGCATCCGCGGGGCGATCATCGACGAGCTCCGGGCCATGGACTGGATCCCGCGCTCCGTGCGGACCAAGGCCCGGGCGGTGGACCGCGCGTACGCGGAGCTGGAGAGCGAGCTGCACCGCGTGCCGACCGAGAGCGAGGTCGCCGCCCGCCTGCAGATGGACATCCGCGAGCTCCGCGCGCTGTTCACGCAGCTGTCGACGGTGAACGTGGCCGCCCTGGACGAGCTGCTGGGCGCGGGGGAGGACCGCGGCGACCGCCTGTCCCTGCTCGACACCCTCGGCGACGACCGCACCCCCGACCCGGAGAACTCGTTCGAGGCGCAGGAGACCAAGTTCCTGCTGGCCCGGGCGATCGACCAGCTCGGCGAGCGCGAGAAGCTCGTCCTGGTCCTCTACTACTACGAGGGCATGACCCTCGCGGAGATCGGGCGGGTGCTCGGGGTCACGGAGTCCCGGATCTCGCAGATGCACACCGCGGCGATGCTCCGGCTGCGGGCGCGCCTCACGGAGGCCGACCGCGGCTGACGCCGCGGCCCACCCCGCCGCGGGCCCCACGACGGGCCCCTCCGGCGGCGCCCCCGCGAGCAGCACCACCGGCCCGCCCCGGAGCAGCAGCGCCGGGTCCAGGTAGGTCGTGCCGTCCCGCACCCCCCAGTGCAGGCACGTCCCCGGCGCGCAGTGCCCGGGGTCGGCCGTGACGGTGCCGACGGCGTCCCCGGCGGCCACCCGGGTGCCCACGGGCACCGCGGCGGCGACGGGCTCGACCGAGCTGCGCAGCCCGTCGTCGTGCAGGACGGTGAGCACGGGCCGGTCCACCACCACGCCCGCGAACGTGACCGTCCCGGCCCGCGGCGCCCGCACCGGGGTCCCGGCGGTGGCCTCCAGGTCGACCCCGCGGTGACCGGCGGCCCACGGCTGCGGCGGCCCGTCGAACGGCTGCCGCACCACGACCGGCTCGACGGGCGGCGACCAGGCGGCGGAGGCGTCGGGGGCCGACGGCACCGCCACGCCCCCGGTGAGCGACGCCAGAACGAGCACCGCGGAGGCGAGTGCGCAGGCCAGCGTCGCCGGCAGGGCGGGCGACGACCGGCCGGCGCGGCCATGGAGCGGCGGGAGCGGGGGGAGGAGCGGCAGGGGCACGCCCCGACGCTGCCCCGCGTCCCCCGCCGGTCACCACCGCCCCCGTGCGATCCTGGGGACCACGCACCCCCGCATCCCCTGTGGAGGACTCGGCGCCCCGTGACGGCGCGGCGCGGTGGCGCGGCTCACCCCGCGCGGGCCCGCGGACGGTCCCGGGCGCTGGTGCCGGTCCGGTAGACTCCTTCCTGCGACCGGTGCGTGCCGGTCGACATCGCGCGTCATCACCGAGGCCGCAGCCGCTCCGTCCCGACGGAACCGGCGGCGCGTCCGAGGGCCGACGCCGGCAGCGGTCCGGGTTCGTCCCGGCGTCGGCGTGGGCGTGGCGCCAGGGACGCCGCCCGACCGGGGGGCGTCGACAACCGGACGAGCGGGCCGGCCGTGACGGCAGGCCCGCGATCACTGTGCGCGCCCCCGACGTGGGCGCGTCGGAAGGACCTGTCATGGCCGTCGTGACCATGCGCCAGCTGCTCGAGAGCGGTGTCCACTTCGGGCACCAGACCCGCCGCTGGAACCCCAAGATGAAGCGCTTCATCTTCACCGAGCGCAACGGCATCTACATCGTCGACCTGCAGCAGTCGCTGTCCTACATCGACCGCGCGTACGACTTCGTCAAGGAGACCGTCGCGCACGGCGGCAGCATCCTGTTCGTCGGCACCAAGAAGCAGGCGCAGGAGCCGGTGGCCGAGCAGGCCGCCCGCGTGGGCATGCCCTACGTCAACCAGCGCTGGCTCGGCGGCATGCTCACCAACTTCGCCACGGTGAACAAGCGCCTGCAGCGCCTCAAGGAGCTCGAGCTCATCGACTTCGACGACGTCGCGGGGAGCGCGTACACGAAGAAGGAGCTCCTCATCATGCGTCGCGAGAAGGACAAGCTCGCGAAGACGCTGGGCGGCATCCGCGACATGACCCGGACCCCGTCCGCGGTCTGGATCGTCGACACCAACAAGGAGCACCTGGCCGTCGACGAGGCGCGCAAGCTCGGCATCCCGATCGTCGCGATCCTCGACACCAACTGCGACCCGGACGTCGTCGACTACCCGATCCCGGGCAACGACGACGCGATCCGCGCCGTGCAGCTGCTGACCCGCGTGATCGCGGACGCCGCCGCCGAGGGCACCCTGCAGCGCCACTCCGCCCGCCAGGGTGGCGGCGCCGAGGCCGCCCCGGCCGACGCCGAGCCGCTGGCCGAGTGGGAGCGCGAGCTCCTGGCCGGTGCCGAGGAGTCGCTGGCCTCCGACGCGACCGCCGAGTCGGCCGCCACGGCTGCCGCCGCCGGCGACCCGGTCGCCGCGCCGGGCGAGGCCGGCCCTGCCGAGGGTGCTGCCACCCCGGGCCAGGACGCCGCCCCGGCCGTCGAGGCCGCCGCCGAGGCCGCTGCCGCCGAGACCGCCGCCGCCGAGTCCGAGGGCGCCGCCGAGTCCGAGTGACCCGGCCCGCCGATCGCACGTACTGACGAGAAGGACGGAACAGATGGCCAACTACAGCCTGGCCGACATCAAGGCGCTCCGTGAGAAGACCGGCGCCGGCATGATGGACGTCAAGAAGGCGCTCGAGGAGGCGGAGGGCGACTCCGACAAGGCCCTCGAGATCATCCGCGTCAAGGGCCTCAAGGGCGTCTCCAAGCGCGAGGGCCGCTCGGCCTCCGACGGCCTGGTCGCGGCCGAGGTCGTCACCGCCGGTGACGGCGCGGACGAGGTCGGCGTGATCGTCGAGGTGAACTCCGAGACGGACTTCGTCGCGAAGAACGCCACGTTCATCACCCTGGCGGAGAAGGTCCTCGCGACCGCCGTGGCCTCGGGTGCCCGGGACGCCGACGCGCTGCTCGCGGCCGACGCCGAGGGCAAGTCGCTGCAGGAGGTCGTCGACGAGACGGCCGCCGTGCTCGGCGAGAAGGTCGTCGTGCGCCGCGTGGCCCGCGTCGCCGGCGAGAAGGTCTCGGTCTACCTGCACAAGGTGAACAAGGACCTCCCCCCGCAGGTCGGCGTGCTCGTCGCGACCGACGCCAAGGGCGCCGAGGTGGCCCGCGACATCGCGACGCACATCGCCGCGTTCTCGCCGGCGTACCTGACCCGCGACGAGGTCCCGGCCGAGACGGTCGAGAACGAGCGCCGCATCGCCGAGGAGACCGCCCGCAACGAGGGCAAGCCCGAGGCCGCGCTGCCGAAGATCGTCGAGGGTCGCCTGACCGGCTACTTCAAGGACGTCGTCCTGCTGGACCAGCCGTTCGCGAAGGACTCGAAGAAGTCCGTCGCCCAGGTGCTCGCCGAGGTCGGCGGCACGGTGACCGGCTTCGTGCGGTTCCGCGTCGGCGCCTGACGACGCACCACCCGGTGGCCCCGGCCCGGCAGGGCCGGGGCCACCGGCGCGAGCACCACCCGACACGCCGACGACACCGGAGGACCCCGTGACCAACGACACCGACGCCCGGCGGGTGCTGCTCAAGCTGTCGGGGGAGGCCTTCGGCGGCGGCGCGATCGGTCTGGACGCCGGCGTGGTCCGGCGGGTCGCGGCCGAGATCGCCGAGGCGGTCCGCGAGGGCGTGCAGGTCGCCATCGTGGTCGGCGGCGGCAACTTCTTCCGCGGCGCGGAGCTGGCCCAGAACGGCCTGGACCGGGCGCGCGCGGACTACATGGGCATGCTGGGCACCGTCATGAACTGCCTGGCGCTGCAGGACTTCCTGGAGCAGGCCGGCGTGGACACGCGCGTGCAGACCGCCATCACGATGGGCCAGGTCGCCGAGCCGTACATCCCGCTGCGCGCCATCCGGCACCTCGAGAAGGGCCGCGTCGTCATCTTCGGCGCCGGCGCGGGGATGCCGTACTTCTCCACCGACACCGTCTCCGTCCAGCGCGCGCTCGAGACGCACTGCGACGAGGTCCTCATGGGCAAGAACGGCGTGGACGGGGTCTACTCCGCGGACCCGCGGACCAACCCCGACGCGGTGCGGCTGGACCACCTGACCTACACCGAGGCGATCGTCCAGGAGCTCGGGGTCATGGACTCCACGGCCCTGTCGATGTGCCGCGACAACGGCGTGCGGATGCGCGTCTTCGGTCTCGAGGAGCACGGCAACGTCACCCGCGTGCTCCGGGGTGAGAAGATCGGGACGCTGGTCACCGAGGACTGACCCCTCGCGCCGGCACGCCCGCCCGGCCGCACGCCCCCCGCAGCACCAGAACCGAAGGAGCAACCGTGATCGACGAGATCCTCCTCGAGGCCGAGGAGAAGATGGACAAGGCCGTCGAGGTGGCGAAGGAGGACTTCGCCGCGATCCGGACCGGCCGGGCCAACGCCGCGATGTTCAACAAGATCACGGTCGACTACTACGGCAGCCCGACGCCGCTGCAGCAGCTGGCGTCGTTCAACGTGACCGAGGCGCGCACCATCCTCATCTCCCCGTTCGACAAGTCGTCGATGCAGGGGATCGAGAAGGCGCTGCGCGACTCGGACCTGGGCGTGAACCCGACGAACGACGGCAACGTCATCCGGGTGACCCTGCCGGCCCTCACGCAGGAGCGCCGCAAGGAGTTCGTGAAGCTCGCGAAGTCCAAGGCGGAGGACGCCCGCGTGTCCGTCCGCAACGTGCGCCGCCGGGCGAAGGACGAGCTGGACCGCCTGGTCAAGGACGGCGAGGCCGGCGAGGACGAGGTCGTGCGCGCGGAGAAGGAGCTCGAGGCCGTCACCAAGCGGCACGTCGAGCTGATCGACGCCCTGCTCTCGTCCAAGGAGAGCGAGCTGCTCGAGGTCTGATGTCCGCCCACCCCGCCGTCGCACCCGCACCGGGCACCTCGCGTGCCGGGCGGGACCTGCCCGTCGCCGTCGCCGTCGGCCTCGGGCTGCTGGTCGCGGTCGCGGCGTCGCTGTTCATCCGCAAGGAGGTCTTCGGCGTCGTCGCGATCGTCGCGGTGGGCGCGGGGCTGTGGGAGCTGACGCAGGCGTTCGCCCGGCGGGGTGTGCACATCCCCGTGCTGCCGCTACTGGTCGGGGACGTGGGGATCCTCGTGTCGGCGTACGTCGCCGGCATGGAGGCGCTGTTCGTCGCGTTCGTGCTGACGGTCGGGGGGATCGTCGTCTGGCGCGTGCTGGACGGCTCCGGCCCGGCGGCGGTGCGCGACGCCACGGCGGGGGTGTTCGCGGCGGCGTACCTGCCGCTGATGGCCGGCTTCGTCATGCTGCTGCTCGCGGCGGAGGACGGCGCGATGCGGGTGGCGCTGTTCATCCTGCTCTGCGTCGCGAACGACACCGGCGGCTACGTCGTGGGCGTGCTGATCGGCCGGCACCCGCTCGCGCCGTCGGTGAGCCCGAAGAAGACGTGGGAGGGCCTGCTCGGCTCGGTGGTGCTGGCCAGCGTGGTCGGCGTGCTGGGCGTGCACTTCCTGCTCGAGGGCGACCCCGCGGTCGGGGCGCTGCTCGGCGTGGCGACCGTCGCGGTCGCGACGCTCGGCGACCTGGGCGAGTCGATGATCAAGCGGGACCTGGAGCTCAAGGACATGGGCACGCTGCTGCCCGGCCACGGGGGCATCCTGGACCGGATCGACTCGATGCTGCTGGCCGCGCCCGTCGTCTTCCTGCTGCTGGAGCTCCTGCTCCCGGCCACCACCTGACCCCGAGACCCCGAGGAGGCTCAGCATGAGCGCCACGCCCGTCGCCCTCGACCTGTCCGCCCCCACCCGGGGCGCCCGCGGCAAGCCGCCGAAGCACTTCGTCGACCTCACGCCCGAGCAGCGCGTCGAGGCCGTCACCGCGCTCGGCGAGAAGCCGCTGCGCGCGAAGCAGCTCGCGACGCACTACTTCAGCCACCTCACCGCCGACCCCGAGCGGATGACCGACCTGCCGGCCGGCAGCCGGGACAAGCTCGTCGAAGCGCTCTTCCCGCAGCTGCTCACGGCCGCGCGGACGATGCAGGCGGACGGCGGCACCACCGTCAAGACGCTGTGGCACCTGTTCGACGGCGCCAAGGTCGAGTCCGTGCTCATGCGGTACGCGCACCGCTCGACGCTGTGCGTGTCCAGCCAGGCCGGCTGCGGCATGGCGTGCCCGTTCTGCGCGACCGGCCAGCTCGGCCTCACCCGCAACCTGTCGACGGCCGAGGTCGTCGAGCAGGTCCGCTCCGCGGCGGCCTCGCTGCAGGCCGGCGAGGTGCCCGGCGGCCCGACCCGGCTGTCGAACGTCGTGTTCATGGGCATGGGCGAGCCGCTCGCGAACTACAAGACCGTCATGGAGACCGTGCGCCGCCTGGTCGCGCCGGTGCCCGAGGGCATGGGCATGTCCGCCCGCAACATCACCGTGTCGACCGTCGGCCTGGTGCCGGCCATGCGCAAGCTCGCGGGTGAGGGCATCCCCGTGACGCTGGCGCTGTCGCTGCACGCGCCGGACGACGAGCTCCGGAACGAGCTCGTGCCGATCAACACCCGGTGGAGCGTCAAGGAGACGATCGATGCCGCCCACGAGTACTTCCAGGCGACCGGCCGGCGGGTGTCCATCGAGTACGCGCTGATGCGGGACATCAACGACCAGGCGTGGCGGGCGGACCTGCTCGGCACGGAGCTGAACCGGCGCGGCCGCGGCTGGGTGCACTGCAACCCCATCCCGCTCAACCCGACGCCCGGTTCGAAGTGGACCGCCAGCGACCCGGCGGTGGAGCAGGAGTTCGTGGCACGCTTGCGGGCGCACGGGATCCCGACCACCGTCCGGGACACGCGCGGCAGCGACATCGACGGTGCGTGCGGCCAGCTGGCGGCGGAGGAGGACTGATGAGCGGCGGCGCCATGTTCCGCAAGGTCACGGGCATGCGGACGGGGTACCACCCGGAGGAGGTCGACGACTTCTTCACGCACGCCCGGACCGTCTACGAGCAGGGCCCGGCGGGCGCGCTGTCGAGCCGGGACGTGCGGACCGTCGCGTTCGACCTCGTGCGGCACGGCTACTCGACGACCGCGGTGGACGCGGCGCTCGACCGGCTCGAGGCGGCGTTCGTCGCCCGCTCCCGAGCGGACTACATCGCCGAGAACGGCCGGCAGGCGTGGCTCGAGACGCTCGCGGACCAGGCGCGCACGCTGTACGGCCGGCTCACCCGCCCGGACGGCGAGCGGTTCGCGCCGCCGAAGGGCCGCCAGCCCGGGTACGCGGTGGAGGACGTGGACGCCCTGTGCCACCGGCTCGTGGACTACTTCGACAAGAACACCCCGCTGACCGCGCAGGAGATCCGCTCGGCGGTCTTCGCACGGGCGAAGGGCGCCCGCGCGTACGCGGAGGCCCCCGTGGACGCCTTCCTGGAGCGCGCGGTCGACGTCCTGCTCGCCGCGGAGTAGTCAGCCCCGCAGCCAGGCCAGCACGGCCAGGACCCGGCGGTGGTCGCCGTCGGACGGGACGAGCCCGAGCTTCGCGAAGATGCTCGACACGTGCTTCTCGACGGCCCCGTCGGTGACGACGAGCCGGTCGGCGATGGCCGTGTTGCTGCGCCCTTCGGCCATGTGGCCGAGCACCTCGCGCTCCCGCGGGCTGAGCGCGGCCAGCGGCGACGTGGCGGTCCGGCGGACCATGAGCTGAGCGACCACCTCGGGGTCGAGCACGACCTCGCCGGCGGCGACGCGGTCGAGCGTGCCGGCCAGGGCGTCGAGGTCCTGCACGCGGTCCTTGAGCAGGTAGCCGACCCGGCCGCGCCCGTCGGCCAGCAGGTCGCGGGCGTAGGCCTCCTCGACGTACTGCGACAGCACGAGCACGCCCAGGTCCGGCCGCTCGGCCCGCAGCGCGACGGCGGCCCGGAGCCCGTCGTCGCGGTGGCCGGGCGGCATGCGGACGTCCACGACGGCCAGGTCGGGCCTGTGCTCGCGGACGGCGTCGAGCAGGTCGGGGGCGGTGCCGACGGCGGCGACGACGGTGTGGCCCGCCTCCTGCAGGAGGCGGACCAGACCCTCGCGGAGCAGGACGGCGTCCTCGGCGAGCACTACGCGCACGGGATCCTCACCCGCACGATCGTGCCGTGGCCGGGCGCGTCGGTCACGTCCACCACGCCGTCGACGCCGGCCGCGCGGTCCCGCAGGCCGGCAAGGCCGTGGCCGGGCAGCACCTGCGCGCCGCCGCGGCCGTCGTCGGTGACGGTGAGGACGAGCTCGCCGCCGCCTGCGGTCAGGTGCACGTCCACCGCGGTCGCCCCGGCGTGCTTGGCGGCGTTGGCGAGCGCCTCGCAGGCGGCGAAGTAGGCGGCGTTCTCGACTGCCGCGGGCAGGTGCTCGCCCTCGGCCAGGTCGGTGCGGAGGGTGGCCGGCACGGGTGAGGTGGCCGCCGCGGCGACGAGCGCGGCGACCAGCCCGCGGTCCGCGAGCACGGGGGGCGCGATGCCGCGGCTCAGCGCCCGCAGCTCGGCCAGCGCGTCCTCGGCCTGCCGCCGGGCCTCGGCGATGACCTCGCGGGCCCCGTCCACCTCGGCGCCCGCGAGCCGGCGCTCCGCGGTCGACAGGTCCATGCCGAGCCGGATGAGGCGCTGCTGCGGGCCGTCGTGCAGGTCCCGCTCCAGGCGGCGGAGCGACTGCGCCTCGGCGTCCGCGGCCTGGGCCCGGCTGTGCGCCAGGTGCTCGACGCGGCGCCGGAGCTGGTCGGTCGAGGGGGCGAGCAGGGCGGTGCCGAGCGCCTCGTGGGCGGCGGCGCAGCCCCGCAGCACGGGGACCAGGGTGCCGGCGAGCACCAGGCCGACGACGAGGTTGACCATCCCGCGCGACAGGCCCGGCACCAGCTCGGGCAGGCCGGTGAACCCGACCTCCGCCCCCGCGGGCAGGAACCGGAGCCACGCCCAGGACGTCAGCCCGACGAGCGTGCCCGTCCACCACACCAGCGCCACCGACCAGGTGAGCATCGTCAGGGGCAGCGCCACCAGGCCGTGCGCGACCTCGCCCCAGCGCGCGGGGTCGCGCAGCCGGTCGAGCCAGCGGCGCCAGTCCGCGTGCCGCTCCGGCAGGTAGGCAGGCTCGCCGAGCGGCCGGCCCGCGGCGGCCAGCCGGCCGCGCTCCACCCGCGCCAGCACCGAGGCGGCGGCCACCGTCCCGGCGGCGAGGGGGACGCCCGCCCACACGATGAGCAGTCCGGCGGAGAGCGACAGCCCGACGGTCATGACGACGAACGACGCGAGGGCGAACGGCAGGGAGGTGAGCAGGTACGCGGAGTCCGCGAGCAGGCGGCGGTGCACGCCGGCGGGGGCGGGCCGGGTGGCGGCCGTCGTCGGGGTCATGCCCCCAGTCTGGCGTCGGCGCAGGTCAGCGTGCACTGACGTCCCCCGGCGGACCGCGGGTGGGGCTGGCCCCACCCTCTCGGGCAGGATGGGGCGGGTGAACGCGCGCACCGTGGTCCTGCTCGGCTCGA contains:
- the pyrH gene encoding UMP kinase, with amino-acid sequence MTNDTDARRVLLKLSGEAFGGGAIGLDAGVVRRVAAEIAEAVREGVQVAIVVGGGNFFRGAELAQNGLDRARADYMGMLGTVMNCLALQDFLEQAGVDTRVQTAITMGQVAEPYIPLRAIRHLEKGRVVIFGAGAGMPYFSTDTVSVQRALETHCDEVLMGKNGVDGVYSADPRTNPDAVRLDHLTYTEAIVQELGVMDSTALSMCRDNGVRMRVFGLEEHGNVTRVLRGEKIGTLVTED
- the rpsB gene encoding 30S ribosomal protein S2 encodes the protein MAVVTMRQLLESGVHFGHQTRRWNPKMKRFIFTERNGIYIVDLQQSLSYIDRAYDFVKETVAHGGSILFVGTKKQAQEPVAEQAARVGMPYVNQRWLGGMLTNFATVNKRLQRLKELELIDFDDVAGSAYTKKELLIMRREKDKLAKTLGGIRDMTRTPSAVWIVDTNKEHLAVDEARKLGIPIVAILDTNCDPDVVDYPIPGNDDAIRAVQLLTRVIADAAAEGTLQRHSARQGGGAEAAPADAEPLAEWERELLAGAEESLASDATAESAATAAAAGDPVAAPGEAGPAEGAATPGQDAAPAVEAAAEAAAAETAAAESEGAAESE
- the tsf gene encoding translation elongation factor Ts, which gives rise to MANYSLADIKALREKTGAGMMDVKKALEEAEGDSDKALEIIRVKGLKGVSKREGRSASDGLVAAEVVTAGDGADEVGVIVEVNSETDFVAKNATFITLAEKVLATAVASGARDADALLAADAEGKSLQEVVDETAAVLGEKVVVRRVARVAGEKVSVYLHKVNKDLPPQVGVLVATDAKGAEVARDIATHIAAFSPAYLTRDEVPAETVENERRIAEETARNEGKPEAALPKIVEGRLTGYFKDVVLLDQPFAKDSKKSVAQVLAEVGGTVTGFVRFRVGA
- a CDS encoding phosphatidate cytidylyltransferase, translated to MSAHPAVAPAPGTSRAGRDLPVAVAVGLGLLVAVAASLFIRKEVFGVVAIVAVGAGLWELTQAFARRGVHIPVLPLLVGDVGILVSAYVAGMEALFVAFVLTVGGIVVWRVLDGSGPAAVRDATAGVFAAAYLPLMAGFVMLLLAAEDGAMRVALFILLCVANDTGGYVVGVLIGRHPLAPSVSPKKTWEGLLGSVVLASVVGVLGVHFLLEGDPAVGALLGVATVAVATLGDLGESMIKRDLELKDMGTLLPGHGGILDRIDSMLLAAPVVFLLLELLLPATT
- a CDS encoding DivIVA domain-containing protein, whose protein sequence is MSGGAMFRKVTGMRTGYHPEEVDDFFTHARTVYEQGPAGALSSRDVRTVAFDLVRHGYSTTAVDAALDRLEAAFVARSRADYIAENGRQAWLETLADQARTLYGRLTRPDGERFAPPKGRQPGYAVEDVDALCHRLVDYFDKNTPLTAQEIRSAVFARAKGARAYAEAPVDAFLERAVDVLLAAE
- the frr gene encoding ribosome recycling factor, with translation MIDEILLEAEEKMDKAVEVAKEDFAAIRTGRANAAMFNKITVDYYGSPTPLQQLASFNVTEARTILISPFDKSSMQGIEKALRDSDLGVNPTNDGNVIRVTLPALTQERRKEFVKLAKSKAEDARVSVRNVRRRAKDELDRLVKDGEAGEDEVVRAEKELEAVTKRHVELIDALLSSKESELLEV
- the whiG gene encoding RNA polymerase sigma factor WhiG, with amino-acid sequence MSVPAEDTVPVAATRAPRAPLGVIPRQQTADPELVDVLDPAGALPHPGFAGAAADLDDADLDGVVVSLSAVEDADLAEVVALPVDPVALDWQLFKAGGDRLVRERLILHYAPLVTAVAGRVGMRLPAMVEQADLVSYGMFGLIDAIEKYEPGRSVKFETYASARIRGAIIDELRAMDWIPRSVRTKARAVDRAYAELESELHRVPTESEVAARLQMDIRELRALFTQLSTVNVAALDELLGAGEDRGDRLSLLDTLGDDRTPDPENSFEAQETKFLLARAIDQLGEREKLVLVLYYYEGMTLAEIGRVLGVTESRISQMHTAAMLRLRARLTEADRG
- a CDS encoding sensor histidine kinase, encoding MTPTTAATRPAPAGVHRRLLADSAYLLTSLPFALASFVVMTVGLSLSAGLLIVWAGVPLAAGTVAAASVLARVERGRLAAAGRPLGEPAYLPERHADWRRWLDRLRDPARWGEVAHGLVALPLTMLTWSVALVWWTGTLVGLTSWAWLRFLPAGAEVGFTGLPELVPGLSRGMVNLVVGLVLAGTLVPVLRGCAAAHEALGTALLAPSTDQLRRRVEHLAHSRAQAADAEAQSLRRLERDLHDGPQQRLIRLGMDLSTAERRLAGAEVDGAREVIAEARRQAEDALAELRALSRGIAPPVLADRGLVAALVAAAATSPVPATLRTDLAEGEHLPAAVENAAYFAACEALANAAKHAGATAVDVHLTAGGGELVLTVTDDGRGGAQVLPGHGLAGLRDRAAGVDGVVDVTDAPGHGTIVRVRIPCA
- a CDS encoding response regulator, producing MRVVLAEDAVLLREGLVRLLQEAGHTVVAAVGTAPDLLDAVREHRPDLAVVDVRMPPGHRDDGLRAAVALRAERPDLGVLVLSQYVEEAYARDLLADGRGRVGYLLKDRVQDLDALAGTLDRVAAGEVVLDPEVVAQLMVRRTATSPLAALSPREREVLGHMAEGRSNTAIADRLVVTDGAVEKHVSSIFAKLGLVPSDGDHRRVLAVLAWLRG
- the rlmN gene encoding 23S rRNA (adenine(2503)-C(2))-methyltransferase RlmN, yielding MSATPVALDLSAPTRGARGKPPKHFVDLTPEQRVEAVTALGEKPLRAKQLATHYFSHLTADPERMTDLPAGSRDKLVEALFPQLLTAARTMQADGGTTVKTLWHLFDGAKVESVLMRYAHRSTLCVSSQAGCGMACPFCATGQLGLTRNLSTAEVVEQVRSAAASLQAGEVPGGPTRLSNVVFMGMGEPLANYKTVMETVRRLVAPVPEGMGMSARNITVSTVGLVPAMRKLAGEGIPVTLALSLHAPDDELRNELVPINTRWSVKETIDAAHEYFQATGRRVSIEYALMRDINDQAWRADLLGTELNRRGRGWVHCNPIPLNPTPGSKWTASDPAVEQEFVARLRAHGIPTTVRDTRGSDIDGACGQLAAEED